From the genome of Sporomusa sphaeroides DSM 2875:
GTAATCATATAAAACGGCAATTGTTGAAGTGTTACATACAGGGCTGTTGTATAATCGTTTTTAACAGCTGCCTGAATGGCACCACCTGATAATACATCCAACTGGAAAGCTGCCCCGCCGTATATTGCCAGCCATACAAAGCTAAAACCGACAGGGAGAAAGGTTGCGGTCAAAATGAATTCGCGAATAGTACGACCTCTGGAGATCCGGGCAATATACTGGCCGACAAAGGCCGCCCAGGCAATATACCAGGCCCGGTAGAAGATCGGCCACGCGGTAGTCCACTCAATGTTGGCCATCCACAGCGTCTGGCCGACAAAGTTCTGCATATACATACCCAGTGTATGGGTAAACAGATTCAATTGGAAAACCGCACCGCCGAACAGGAAGATAAATACCATGGAAGCAATCGACAGCCAGATCTTGATGTCGGCAACCATCTGCATAGCCTTATGCAAGCCGGAGACAGTGGCTAACGTGAAAATTACCGTCATGATTGCGATGACGACAGCAGTCATCGCCGGTGTTGCCGGAATTCCCCAAACATACTGCAAACCGGCGGCAATCTGGCTGGAACCCAGGCCTAAGCTGGTAGCCACGCCAAATATGGTGGCAAATACTGCCAGAATATCAATGGATTTGCCGATAGGCCCGTGAATGCGTTCACCTAAGAGCGGGTAAAAAGCCGAACTGATTAAGCATGGCAGGCCTTTCCGGAACTGGAAATAGGCCAGCGCCAAACCGCAAATGGTATAAATAAACCAGACATGGAGACCAAAATCATTAAATACTAACTGCATGGCCAGAAGCATGGCCTCCGGGGTTCCTCCCTGGCCGACAGGCGGGGACATATAGTGCACCATGGGTTCTGCAATCGACCAAAAGATCAGGCTGATACCCATGCCGCCGCCAAAAAGCATAGTAAACCACTGAAAATCGGTAAATTCCGGTTTCTCGTCATCCTGCCCCAGCTTGATTTTGCCAAAACGGCTGAAAGCAACACCAAGGCAGGTCAATATAAAGATTCCTACTGACAATAGATATAACCAGCCAAAATTGGTAGTTAAAAAGCTTAATACGGCATTAGCCGCTTTCCCCATTTGCTCGGTCATGAATATGCTAAATGCTATAAACAGTAAGGCTATAGCGGCTGAAACGTACAAAACAATATTGCTTTTTGATCCTTGTTCGTTTTCCACAAATTATCCCTTCCCTTCCTAAAACGTGCACTATACCTCAAACACCTTTTTGCCTTGTTTCACCACCACAGCTCTTTTTTCGATGCAATCCACATAAAGTGACATTTGCGTATTATAAGCACTATCAATTCCTCCTTTACCGATATGGAAATAATAAGTAGCAAGAACTATGCCAATAAAAAAAACCGCTAATGCGGTTTTCGTAAAAAATGGTGAATTCTACTGTATATTTATACCCATCTCTTTAATTTTCCGATAAAGCGTTGAACGGCTCATACCTAAATATTTCGCAATATTTTCTTTGGCATGATTACTTGTACCATATCTTTTTAATGCCTCTACTATTGCCTTTTTTTCTAAATCTGCGATAGATTGCACACTTTCCTGCGGCTGGGACGGTTGTAAGGCTGTAATATGCTTAATAATTCGATCCGGAAGATAGTTTGCATTAATCAACGAATCTGGGCAAACATTAGCAGAGTACTCAATGGCATTTTCCAACTCCCGCACATTACCCGGCCAGGAGTATTCAAACATTCTTGCCAGAGCATCCTTGGTATAGCCTTTAATTCTTTTTCCCAGAATCAAATTGTATTTTTGAATAAAACAATGAATAAGCAGCTCCAAATCCTCCATTCTTTCTCGCAAAGGAGGAATGCGGAAAGGTATAACACTCAAACGATAATATAGATCACTGCGGAATTGATTAGTTTGTATCATTTCTTCCAGGTTCCTGTTGGTAGCGGCAATGATCCGGGCATCGATAACTAGCGGCTTAGTCCCGCCTACCCGTTCAATAGTATATTCTTGCAATACCCGCAAGAGTTTGACTTGTAAGTGCAAGGGCATATCACCGATCTCATCAAGGAATATGGTTCCACCATTGGCTAATTCAAATTTGCCTGGTTTGCCGCTGCGCCGTGCCCCGGTAAAGGCCCCTTCCTCATAGCCAAACAACTCGCTTTCCAGTAAGTTCTCAGGAATAGCCCCGCAATTTACAGCAATAAAAGGCCCTTTCTTGCGTAAACTTTCATGATGAATCGCACGGGCAAAAAGCTCCTTGCCGGTGCCGCTTTCACCGGTGATCAGAACCGTTGAATCGGTTGCCGCCACTCTGCACATTTTCTTTTTAATACTGGAAATTTCCTCACTTTGGCCAAGAATGCCGTCAAAGGTATACTTGCGTTCCGCATGGATAAAACGTCCGGCCAGCTTACGCATTTCCCCGATGGAGCGAAAGGAAAAAACAAAGCCGTTAATAGCTTCTCCATACTTTACTTCCGTAATGGTACTCATGAAATGCAAGGTTTGCTGGCCATATTTATAAAATATATCTTGTTCAATATAGGGCTTAGTCATTTTTAGGAGCCTGCCCATAGATATTCCTGCAAAAACCTCTTCAATCATATAGCCATTGAGCAGATTAGCCGGTACCATAAGAAGATCGGTGGCAGAGCGATTGACATGCGTTATTTTTCCATGATAATCGACCGCCACAATTCCTTCCCGGATAGAATTAATCAAGGTATCGAATTGTTCAACCGTTTTCTTTGATTGCTTATATAATGCCCGTTCATTGAGTTTTCCAGAAATTAGCTCTACTAAATGCTGTAAAAATGTTTCAAGCTTGGCAGAGTCCTTTAACAAATTCTCTTTTTGCGTGTCATCGAAGGCGTATAAGGAGATTGAACCGGCAAATTTAGTGCCAAGTTTAATCGGGTATAACAAGCCTGCCAATACCTTGCAGTTCTTCCGAAGACTACAATTCTGGCATAGCCTGCATTTCAGGGGGTCATATAATAAAAAACTCTTCTGCGTGCGGCGTAATTGATAATTAATGGTGCCTGAACCATAGACGGTTCCAATTTGATCTTTATACTTTCCTGTCCCTGCTAAGACCTCCAGGTACTCTCCTACAACAGCAACCTCATAATCAAGTACGGCCGCAAAGGCATCGGCTACCCGTTGGATATAATCCTGAATCGATTTAAGATCAATTATGTCTGAGCCATACTTCTTCAACATATTACCTCCTTTATTCCGGAGATCCATATTAATAGACGCAGCCCGCTTCCAATCTTCAACATCTCATAAGATTTTTCCTGCCCGGTATAAGCCATTTCGCGGTAAAATTTCAAATACATGTAAATAGCGATGTCCTCCCGGCATAGTCGTTGTTGCCGGTGACCGGAGGAGTCCTGCAGCTAATCAGCAGCAGTTGGGGCCAATGTTGGGTAAAAATGGCTTAGGCAGGTTTGTTGCCCAGGCTTGAGGACGATAAATTCCGAGGACCAGGGGCCTGTCAGCAGCAGGTGTATTAATCGCAGCGAACCCGGCATAATGTCATAGCGCATAGCGAATTTTTCACAGGAGTCTTTAATCTTGGGCAGTATATCTTCCAGATTATAAGCACCGGTATCGATGATCATAAACCGGGTATAATGATTCAGCATTTTTTTGACTAACCGCAGGGCCTTTTGCTCGCCGTAACGCTCGACCCATTCTGTATAAGACCACATTATATTGCCCTCAGGGTCTAGCCAGCCTTTGGTTAAAAAGTAGGTACTCGTTTCGCCGGGAATGCTTCGGCGGGTTTCTGTGGACCCAAGCAGCATGGTAATGCAGTCGTCAATCCGGGGGATGATAAGCGTAGCTTTGGCGGATTTTATTCCTACCAGGCCGTTGCCGCAGCAGCCGAACAACATAAGAATGATATCGGCCGCCAGTGCGTCGATACACTCTTGAACTTTCCCGCGCAGCATTTCCGGAGAGTTGTGCAGGCCTGATTCCAAATATACTACCGGATATTCTATTCCCGACTCCCGCATGACAAGTTCCAACTCGTCTTTCATGGTTTGGCAAG
Proteins encoded in this window:
- a CDS encoding DUF1638 domain-containing protein; this translates as MMQTVILACQTMKDELELVMRESGIEYPVVYLESGLHNSPEMLRGKVQECIDALAADIILMLFGCCGNGLVGIKSAKATLIIPRIDDCITMLLGSTETRRSIPGETSTYFLTKGWLDPEGNIMWSYTEWVERYGEQKALRLVKKMLNHYTRFMIIDTGAYNLEDILPKIKDSCEKFAMRYDIMPGSLRLIHLLLTGPWSSEFIVLKPGQQTCLSHFYPTLAPTAAD
- a CDS encoding glycine betaine uptake BCCT transporter, which translates into the protein MENEQGSKSNIVLYVSAAIALLFIAFSIFMTEQMGKAANAVLSFLTTNFGWLYLLSVGIFILTCLGVAFSRFGKIKLGQDDEKPEFTDFQWFTMLFGGGMGISLIFWSIAEPMVHYMSPPVGQGGTPEAMLLAMQLVFNDFGLHVWFIYTICGLALAYFQFRKGLPCLISSAFYPLLGERIHGPIGKSIDILAVFATIFGVATSLGLGSSQIAAGLQYVWGIPATPAMTAVVIAIMTVIFTLATVSGLHKAMQMVADIKIWLSIASMVFIFLFGGAVFQLNLFTHTLGMYMQNFVGQTLWMANIEWTTAWPIFYRAWYIAWAAFVGQYIARISRGRTIREFILTATFLPVGFSFVWLAIYGGAAFQLDVLSGGAIQAAVKNDYTTALYVTLQQLPFYMITAPLAMLLIIASFAGSANSATFVLSMLTSGGDMNPSKKLRGFWGIAQGSVTIMLILVGGTAAIKTLQTASIAAAFPFMLIMLAMCYSIYKALSEEKV
- a CDS encoding sigma-54 interaction domain-containing protein — its product is MLKKYGSDIIDLKSIQDYIQRVADAFAAVLDYEVAVVGEYLEVLAGTGKYKDQIGTVYGSGTINYQLRRTQKSFLLYDPLKCRLCQNCSLRKNCKVLAGLLYPIKLGTKFAGSISLYAFDDTQKENLLKDSAKLETFLQHLVELISGKLNERALYKQSKKTVEQFDTLINSIREGIVAVDYHGKITHVNRSATDLLMVPANLLNGYMIEEVFAGISMGRLLKMTKPYIEQDIFYKYGQQTLHFMSTITEVKYGEAINGFVFSFRSIGEMRKLAGRFIHAERKYTFDGILGQSEEISSIKKKMCRVAATDSTVLITGESGTGKELFARAIHHESLRKKGPFIAVNCGAIPENLLESELFGYEEGAFTGARRSGKPGKFELANGGTIFLDEIGDMPLHLQVKLLRVLQEYTIERVGGTKPLVIDARIIAATNRNLEEMIQTNQFRSDLYYRLSVIPFRIPPLRERMEDLELLIHCFIQKYNLILGKRIKGYTKDALARMFEYSWPGNVRELENAIEYSANVCPDSLINANYLPDRIIKHITALQPSQPQESVQSIADLEKKAIVEALKRYGTSNHAKENIAKYLGMSRSTLYRKIKEMGINIQ